Proteins encoded by one window of Streptomyces sp. NBC_01571:
- a CDS encoding protealysin inhibitor emfourin, translating to MRIQVRRTGGFAGIERRAEMDTSGRADGREWQALAERAVAAGRGSRPAGVPDGFSYEITVDGRTVYAADPSLTEEQRELISRVLKEGA from the coding sequence ATGCGTATTCAGGTGAGGCGCACGGGCGGATTCGCGGGCATCGAGCGCCGGGCCGAGATGGACACCTCGGGACGGGCAGACGGCCGTGAGTGGCAGGCCCTGGCCGAGCGGGCGGTCGCCGCCGGCCGGGGCAGCCGCCCCGCCGGGGTTCCGGACGGTTTCAGCTACGAGATCACGGTGGACGGCAGGACGGTGTACGCGGCCGACCCGAGTCTGACGGAGGAGCAGAGGGAGCTGATCTCACGCGTGCTCAAGGAAGGGGCGTGA
- a CDS encoding TerB family tellurite resistance protein: MLPGWGRNGRAVQVPRILGTRTAWTTKGDGEFFCPGCGGDRNYQRLTGRRRFTLLGVPVLPRGETGPVVECAACRRHYGADVLDHPTTTRFSAMLRDAVHTVALAVLAAGGTCSRTSLETAAVAVRSAGFDDCTEDQLAALVEALAADTGRLFGEPCGAGLAIELHEALDPLAPHLASAGRESILLQGARIALADGPYTPAERDVLSTVGAALTICADEVTRLLVAARTPS; the protein is encoded by the coding sequence GTGCTGCCAGGGTGGGGACGAAACGGTCGTGCAGTTCAGGTTCCCCGCATCCTGGGCACCCGTACCGCGTGGACCACCAAGGGGGACGGCGAGTTCTTCTGCCCGGGCTGCGGAGGCGACCGCAACTACCAGCGCCTCACCGGCCGCCGCCGCTTCACCCTGCTGGGTGTCCCGGTCCTGCCGCGCGGTGAGACGGGCCCCGTCGTCGAGTGCGCGGCCTGCCGCCGCCACTACGGCGCGGACGTCCTCGACCACCCCACCACCACGCGCTTCTCGGCGATGCTCCGCGACGCCGTCCACACCGTCGCGCTCGCCGTGCTCGCGGCCGGCGGCACCTGCTCCCGTACGTCCCTGGAGACCGCGGCCGTCGCGGTGCGCTCGGCCGGCTTCGACGACTGCACCGAGGACCAGCTCGCCGCGCTCGTCGAGGCACTCGCCGCCGACACCGGCCGGCTCTTCGGAGAGCCCTGCGGGGCAGGCCTCGCGATAGAGCTCCACGAGGCCCTGGACCCGCTCGCGCCGCACCTCGCGTCGGCCGGCCGCGAATCGATCCTGCTCCAGGGGGCCCGGATCGCGCTGGCCGACGGGCCGTACACGCCCGCCGAACGGGACGTCCTCTCCACCGTCGGCGCGGCGCTGACGATCTGCGCGGACGAGGTGACACGGCTCCTGGTCGCGGCGCGCACACCGTCCTAG
- a CDS encoding ABC transporter ATP-binding protein yields the protein MTALVRLADTHVVHRARSGSLFARDRVYALTGVDLTVAPGETVGVVGESGCGKSTLAKVLVGVQRPTSGTVTFGGRDLWSMKPAERRAAVGGSTGMIFQDPSTALNRRLPVRRILRDPLDVHRRGTPAERELRVRELMSLVGLPRALTEALPGQLSGGQRQRVAIARALALDPDLVVADEPTSALDVSVRAQILNLLLDLKERLGLALVFVSHDIQTVRRMSDRVVTMYLGRIVEESPAAEVTDRARHPYTRALFSATPGLLAPIDPIPLAGPVPSATRPPTGCPFRTRCWKADGTCASAMPGFTAASTPGHRFRCHHPVEEGESTRDLVAQAVAVSPPVADIPAQHHQHQP from the coding sequence ATGACCGCACTCGTCCGGCTCGCGGACACCCATGTCGTCCACCGCGCCCGCAGCGGCAGCCTGTTCGCCCGCGACCGGGTGTACGCCCTGACCGGTGTCGATCTCACCGTCGCGCCCGGCGAGACGGTCGGGGTCGTCGGCGAGTCCGGCTGCGGGAAGTCGACGCTCGCGAAGGTGCTGGTGGGCGTCCAGCGGCCGACGTCCGGCACGGTGACGTTCGGCGGCCGCGACCTCTGGTCGATGAAGCCCGCCGAACGGCGCGCGGCCGTCGGCGGCAGCACGGGCATGATCTTCCAGGACCCGTCGACGGCACTGAACCGCCGGCTGCCCGTACGACGGATCCTGCGCGACCCGCTGGACGTGCACCGGCGTGGCACGCCGGCCGAACGTGAGCTGCGGGTGCGGGAGTTGATGTCCCTGGTGGGCCTGCCCCGGGCCCTGACGGAGGCCCTGCCGGGGCAGCTCTCCGGCGGTCAGCGCCAGCGTGTGGCCATCGCGCGCGCCCTGGCGCTCGACCCGGACCTGGTGGTGGCCGACGAGCCGACGAGCGCGCTGGACGTGTCGGTCCGCGCCCAGATCCTCAACCTCCTGCTGGACCTCAAGGAACGGCTCGGGCTCGCGCTGGTGTTCGTCTCGCACGACATCCAGACGGTACGCAGGATGAGCGACCGGGTGGTCACGATGTATCTCGGCCGGATCGTGGAGGAGTCCCCGGCCGCGGAGGTGACCGACCGGGCCCGACACCCCTACACCCGGGCCCTCTTCTCGGCCACGCCGGGTCTGCTGGCACCGATCGACCCCATTCCCCTGGCGGGCCCGGTGCCCTCGGCCACCCGCCCGCCGACCGGCTGCCCCTTCCGCACCCGCTGCTGGAAGGCGGACGGAACCTGTGCGTCCGCCATGCCGGGCTTCACGGCCGCGTCGACCCCCGGACACCGCTTCCGGTGCCACCATCCTGTGGAGGAGGGCGAGTCGACGCGCGACCTGGTGGCACAGGCCGTGGCGGTCTCTCCCCCCGTGGCCGACATCCCCGCCCAGCATCACCAGCATCAGCCCTAG
- a CDS encoding M4 family metallopeptidase — translation MTANAAGFEPVFCTIVPPHVLDTLAQHEDPALSGPARRTLERDAFERTHRRLTTVIGAPTVAAPQGAATDKPQRTVYDARHHQDLPGNKVRGEGDDPGKDATVNRAYAGLGATFDLYLNAYARNSINGEGLPLDASVHFDRDYNNAFWNGEQMVFGDGDGEIFLDFTIPVDVIGHELTHGVTQYTANLTYFGQPGALNESMSDVFGSLIKQYTLGQTASEADWLIGAGLLAPRVTGKALRSMKEPGSAYDDDALGKDPQPATMDGYVRTGRDNGGVHINSGIPNHAFYLVAQALGGHAWERAGQIWYDVLTGGELPSQASFADFAELTVARARSRYGEGEELQSVTKAWEQVGVATS, via the coding sequence ATGACCGCCAACGCGGCAGGCTTCGAGCCTGTCTTCTGCACCATCGTGCCGCCCCACGTCCTCGACACGCTGGCCCAGCACGAGGACCCAGCGCTCTCCGGGCCCGCGCGCCGCACCCTGGAGCGCGACGCCTTCGAGCGCACCCACCGCCGGCTGACCACGGTCATCGGCGCGCCCACGGTGGCCGCGCCGCAGGGCGCTGCCACGGACAAGCCGCAGCGCACCGTCTACGACGCACGCCACCACCAGGACCTGCCCGGCAACAAGGTCCGCGGCGAGGGCGACGACCCCGGCAAGGACGCCACCGTCAACCGCGCGTACGCCGGCCTGGGGGCCACCTTCGACCTGTACCTGAACGCCTACGCCCGTAACTCGATCAACGGCGAGGGCCTTCCCCTCGACGCGAGCGTGCACTTCGACCGGGACTACAACAACGCCTTCTGGAACGGCGAGCAGATGGTATTCGGGGACGGTGACGGCGAGATCTTCCTCGACTTCACCATCCCGGTCGACGTCATCGGCCACGAGCTGACCCACGGCGTCACCCAGTACACGGCGAACCTCACCTACTTCGGCCAGCCGGGCGCCCTCAACGAGTCCATGTCCGACGTCTTCGGCTCGCTGATCAAGCAGTACACGCTCGGCCAGACCGCGTCCGAGGCCGACTGGCTGATCGGCGCCGGACTGCTCGCCCCGCGGGTCACCGGCAAGGCGCTGCGTTCCATGAAGGAACCGGGCAGCGCCTACGACGATGACGCGCTCGGCAAGGACCCGCAGCCCGCGACCATGGACGGCTATGTGCGCACCGGCCGCGACAACGGCGGCGTCCACATCAACTCCGGCATCCCCAACCACGCCTTCTACCTCGTCGCCCAGGCACTCGGCGGCCACGCCTGGGAGCGTGCCGGACAGATCTGGTACGACGTCCTCACCGGCGGCGAGCTCCCGTCGCAGGCGAGCTTCGCCGACTTCGCCGAGCTGACGGTCGCCCGGGCCAGGAGCCGGTACGGGGAGGGCGAGGAGCTCCAGTCCGTCACGAAGGCCTGGGAGCAGGTCGGGGTCGCGACGTCGTAG
- the leuA gene encoding 2-isopropylmalate synthase, which produces MPNFQQPTAMPIHKYGTYEQVDIPDRTWPNQRVTVAPRWLSTDLRDGNQALIDPMSPARKREMFDLLVRMGYKEIEVGFPASGQTDFDFVRSIIEDETAIPDDVTISVLTQAREDLIERTVESLVGARRATVHLYNATAPVFRRVVFRGSKEEIKQIAVDGTRLVMEYAEKLLDERTTFGYQYSPEIFTDTELDFALEVCEAVMDVWQPGPGREIILNLPATVERSTPSTHADRFEWMSRNLSRREHVCLSVHPHNDRGTAVAAAELALMAGADRIEGCLFGQGERTGNVDLVTLGMNLFSQGVDPQIDFSDIDEVRRTAEYCNQMEVHARHPYVGDLVYTSFSGSHQDAIKKGFDAMEADAAAKGVTVDDIEWAVPYLPIDPKDVGRSYEAVIRVNSQSGKGGIAYVLKNDHKLDLPRRMQIEFSKIIQAKTDAEGGEVTPKDIWGIFQDEYLPNPGNAWGRIQVKTGQTTTDRDGIDSLTVEASVDGVDTVLTGTGNGPISAFFDALQSIGVDVRLLDYQEHTMSEGASAQAASYIECAIGDKVLWGIGIDANTTRASLKAVVSAVNRAAR; this is translated from the coding sequence ATGCCGAACTTCCAGCAGCCCACCGCCATGCCGATCCACAAGTACGGCACGTACGAGCAGGTGGACATCCCGGACCGCACCTGGCCGAACCAGCGTGTCACCGTCGCCCCCCGCTGGCTGTCGACGGACCTGCGGGACGGCAACCAGGCGCTGATCGACCCGATGTCCCCGGCCCGCAAGCGCGAGATGTTCGACCTGCTGGTGAGGATGGGCTACAAGGAGATCGAGGTCGGTTTCCCGGCCTCCGGCCAGACGGACTTCGACTTCGTCCGCTCGATCATCGAGGACGAGACGGCCATCCCGGACGACGTCACGATCTCCGTACTGACCCAGGCCCGCGAGGACCTGATCGAGCGCACGGTGGAGTCCCTGGTGGGCGCCAGGCGGGCCACGGTCCACCTGTACAACGCGACGGCCCCCGTCTTCCGCCGGGTCGTCTTCCGCGGCTCCAAGGAAGAGATCAAGCAGATCGCCGTCGACGGCACCCGGCTGGTCATGGAGTACGCCGAGAAGCTGCTCGACGAGCGCACCACCTTCGGCTACCAGTACAGCCCCGAGATCTTCACCGACACCGAGCTGGACTTCGCCCTGGAGGTCTGCGAGGCCGTCATGGACGTCTGGCAGCCCGGCCCCGGCCGGGAGATCATCCTGAACCTGCCCGCCACGGTGGAGCGCTCGACCCCCTCCACGCACGCGGACCGCTTCGAGTGGATGAGCCGCAACCTCTCCCGCCGCGAGCACGTCTGCCTGTCCGTCCACCCGCACAACGACCGCGGTACGGCCGTCGCCGCCGCCGAGCTGGCCCTGATGGCCGGCGCCGACCGCATCGAGGGCTGCCTGTTCGGCCAGGGCGAGCGCACCGGCAACGTCGACCTGGTCACCCTGGGCATGAACCTGTTCTCGCAGGGCGTCGACCCGCAGATCGACTTCTCGGACATCGACGAGGTCCGCCGCACCGCCGAGTACTGCAACCAGATGGAGGTCCACGCCCGTCACCCGTACGTCGGCGACCTCGTCTACACCTCCTTCTCCGGCTCCCACCAGGACGCCATCAAGAAGGGCTTCGACGCCATGGAGGCCGACGCGGCCGCGAAGGGCGTCACCGTCGACGACATCGAGTGGGCCGTCCCGTACCTGCCGATCGACCCGAAGGACGTCGGCCGCAGCTACGAGGCCGTCATCCGCGTCAACTCGCAGTCCGGCAAGGGCGGCATCGCGTATGTCCTGAAGAACGACCACAAGCTGGACCTGCCGCGCCGGATGCAGATCGAGTTCTCGAAGATCATCCAGGCCAAGACGGACGCCGAGGGCGGCGAGGTCACCCCGAAGGACATCTGGGGGATCTTCCAGGACGAGTACCTGCCGAACCCCGGGAACGCGTGGGGCCGCATCCAGGTCAAGACCGGCCAGACCACGACGGACCGCGACGGCATCGACTCGCTGACCGTCGAGGCGTCGGTGGACGGCGTCGACACGGTCCTGACCGGTACCGGCAACGGTCCGATCTCCGCGTTCTTCGACGCCCTGCAGTCCATCGGCGTCGACGTACGCCTGCTGGACTACCAGGAGCACACGATGAGCGAGGGCGCGTCCGCGCAGGCCGCGTCCTACATCGAGTGCGCGATCGGTGACAAGGTCCTGTGGGGAATCGGGATCGACGCGAATACGACACGTGCCTCGCTGAAGGCCGTGGTCTCCGCCGTCAACCGCGCGGCCCGCTGA
- a CDS encoding exo-alpha-sialidase translates to MRGESEATLRRSLVAALAVGLLAAPTGVGTASAAARSEPRCTASVPYTAGQDGYDTYRIPAVVRTGAGTVLAFAEGRHDAEGDTGDIDVVLRRSADGGCTWGPLRVVAAGDGDTRGNPAPVVDPRSGRVVLLTCFNGGRVTEAQIMRGEAARGLGRRVFVQTSRDDGRHFSAPREITGAVKRPGWRWYATGPGHAIALRHGPHAGRLVVPADHSSAPPSGSSDTGREPRYYGGHALYSDDGGQHWRLGFVDDSYDGRLNVNESGVAELPDGRLYFSARDQNGTGGSGGHRLDAYSRDGGQTLSRQYAVQPGLNDVPVVQGSVLQLPGRRAPLLFSGPSAPHARRGMAVWSSTDAGVTFTRTTTLSVRPAAYSDLVPLGSGRVGILYETGESGPYARVEFRRLAAAVPAPAAPTRPIL, encoded by the coding sequence GTGCGAGGCGAGAGCGAGGCCACCCTGAGACGCAGCCTCGTCGCCGCGCTGGCCGTGGGTCTCCTCGCCGCTCCCACCGGCGTCGGCACCGCGTCCGCGGCCGCCCGGTCCGAGCCCCGCTGCACGGCCTCCGTGCCCTACACCGCCGGCCAGGACGGCTACGACACCTACCGCATCCCGGCCGTCGTCCGGACCGGCGCGGGCACGGTGCTCGCCTTCGCCGAGGGACGGCACGACGCCGAGGGCGACACGGGGGACATCGACGTCGTCCTGAGACGGTCCGCCGACGGAGGCTGTACGTGGGGTCCGCTGCGGGTCGTCGCGGCCGGCGACGGGGACACCCGGGGCAACCCGGCGCCCGTCGTGGACCCCCGCAGCGGCCGCGTCGTCCTGCTCACCTGCTTCAACGGCGGCCGGGTGACCGAGGCGCAGATCATGCGGGGCGAGGCCGCGCGGGGACTCGGCCGCCGTGTCTTCGTCCAGACGAGCCGTGACGACGGCCGTCACTTCTCCGCCCCCCGGGAGATCACCGGCGCGGTGAAACGGCCGGGGTGGCGGTGGTACGCCACAGGGCCCGGGCACGCTATCGCCCTGCGGCACGGTCCGCACGCCGGGCGGCTGGTGGTTCCCGCCGACCACTCCTCCGCGCCGCCGTCCGGCTCCTCCGACACCGGCCGGGAGCCCCGGTACTACGGCGGACACGCCCTCTACAGCGACGACGGCGGACAGCACTGGCGACTCGGGTTCGTCGACGACTCGTACGACGGACGGCTCAACGTCAACGAGAGCGGTGTGGCCGAACTCCCCGACGGGCGGCTGTACTTCAGTGCGCGGGACCAGAACGGCACGGGGGGCTCGGGCGGGCATCGGCTGGACGCCTACTCCCGTGACGGTGGGCAGACGCTGTCCCGGCAGTACGCCGTCCAGCCGGGGCTGAACGATGTGCCGGTGGTCCAGGGCAGCGTCCTGCAACTGCCCGGCCGGCGCGCTCCCCTTCTCTTCTCCGGGCCCTCCGCCCCCCACGCGCGGCGGGGCATGGCGGTGTGGAGCAGTACGGACGCGGGCGTCACGTTCACCAGGACCACGACCCTCTCCGTGCGTCCGGCCGCGTACTCGGACCTCGTGCCGCTCGGTTCCGGGCGGGTCGGGATTCTCTACGAGACGGGGGAGTCGGGCCCGTACGCCCGCGTCGAGTTCCGTCGCCTCGCAGCCGCTGTTCCCGCCCCCGCCGCCCCTACCCGTCCCATCCTCTAG
- a CDS encoding dipeptide/oligopeptide/nickel ABC transporter permease/ATP-binding protein, with the protein MIITRKSLAAALSRPGIRLRRLPVLSRIAVCFLAVVVLLALFAPLLAPHDPLDQQPRADGSGHPSAGHWMGQDSLGRDILSRLMYGARWSLAIGLGATALALVVGALLGAVAATSRKAVDETLMRCLDVVMAFPGIALAAVLVAVFGGDITVLICAIAFLFTPPVARVVRANVLDQYGEDYVTAERVIGARTPHIVLRHVAVNCAAPVLVFCTVQVAEAIVFEASLSFIGAGVRPPDPSWGSVIADGKNMVLTGGWWATVFPGLLMLITVLSLNVLSEGVSDAWAAPPAREVETGGDRLETPEPGSGAVLELPDLAKAGARLRSRARPLPTGPPVLRVENLAIGFDARHSGVDIVDGISFEVRPGEVLGLVGESGCGKSLTALAVMGLEPPGARVRGRVLFDGTQLVGEPMRVRRRLLGHEMAMVYQDALSSLNPAMTIRAQLKQVVRRGGRRSPAELLSLVGLDPGRTLRSYPHELSGGQRQRVLIATALSRSPRLIVADEPTTALDVTVQAQIITLLLRLREELGFALVLVSHDLALVADVTDRVVVMYGGRIVETGVTADLVQSPAHPYTRGLLGSVLSLESAATRMTQIKGVVPSPADFPAGCRFADRCPSATEVCRTTRPALLGTPTHTAACHHPAVELTTTESETVS; encoded by the coding sequence ATGATCATCACGCGCAAGAGTCTCGCGGCGGCCCTCTCCCGGCCCGGGATCCGGCTGCGCCGGCTCCCCGTGCTGTCCCGGATCGCCGTCTGCTTCCTGGCCGTCGTCGTCCTGCTGGCCCTGTTCGCCCCTCTCCTCGCCCCGCACGACCCGCTCGACCAGCAGCCGCGGGCCGACGGCAGCGGGCATCCCTCCGCCGGCCACTGGATGGGACAGGACAGCCTCGGCCGGGACATCCTCAGCCGGCTGATGTACGGCGCCCGCTGGTCCCTCGCGATCGGCCTCGGCGCCACCGCGCTGGCCCTGGTCGTGGGCGCGCTCCTCGGCGCGGTCGCGGCGACCTCCCGCAAGGCGGTCGACGAGACCCTGATGCGCTGCCTGGACGTGGTGATGGCGTTCCCCGGTATCGCGCTGGCCGCCGTCCTGGTCGCGGTCTTCGGCGGCGACATCACGGTCCTGATCTGCGCGATCGCGTTCCTGTTCACCCCGCCGGTGGCCAGGGTCGTCCGGGCGAACGTGCTCGACCAGTACGGCGAGGACTACGTGACGGCCGAGCGGGTCATCGGTGCCCGCACGCCGCACATCGTGCTGCGGCACGTGGCCGTCAACTGCGCCGCCCCCGTCCTCGTGTTCTGCACGGTCCAGGTCGCGGAGGCGATCGTCTTCGAGGCGTCGCTGTCCTTCATCGGCGCGGGCGTCCGGCCGCCGGACCCCTCCTGGGGCAGTGTCATCGCGGACGGCAAGAACATGGTGCTGACCGGCGGCTGGTGGGCGACGGTCTTCCCCGGCCTGCTGATGCTGATCACCGTACTGTCGCTGAACGTCCTCTCCGAGGGGGTCTCCGACGCCTGGGCGGCGCCGCCCGCGCGGGAGGTGGAGACCGGCGGGGACCGGCTGGAGACGCCGGAGCCCGGCAGCGGAGCGGTCCTCGAACTGCCGGATCTCGCGAAGGCGGGGGCCCGGCTGCGTTCCCGGGCCCGTCCGCTGCCCACCGGCCCGCCGGTGCTCCGCGTCGAGAACCTCGCCATCGGCTTCGACGCCCGGCACAGCGGCGTGGACATCGTCGACGGCATCAGCTTCGAGGTGCGCCCGGGTGAAGTCCTGGGTCTGGTGGGCGAGTCGGGCTGCGGGAAGTCGCTGACGGCGCTCGCGGTGATGGGCCTGGAGCCGCCGGGGGCCCGGGTGCGCGGCCGAGTCCTCTTCGACGGGACGCAGTTGGTGGGCGAGCCGATGCGGGTGCGGCGGCGGCTGCTGGGCCACGAGATGGCGATGGTCTACCAGGACGCGCTGTCGTCGCTGAACCCGGCCATGACGATCCGGGCGCAGCTGAAACAGGTGGTACGCAGGGGCGGCAGGCGCTCCCCCGCCGAACTGCTGTCGCTGGTCGGCCTCGATCCCGGCCGCACGCTGCGCAGTTATCCGCATGAGCTCTCCGGCGGCCAGCGCCAGCGCGTCCTGATCGCGACGGCCCTCTCCCGCAGCCCCCGGCTGATCGTCGCCGACGAACCTACGACGGCGCTCGACGTGACCGTGCAGGCGCAGATCATCACGCTGCTGCTGAGGCTGCGCGAGGAGCTGGGCTTCGCCCTGGTCCTGGTCTCCCACGACCTGGCGCTCGTCGCGGACGTCACGGACCGGGTGGTGGTGATGTACGGCGGCCGGATCGTGGAGACGGGTGTGACGGCGGACCTGGTCCAGTCGCCCGCCCACCCCTACACGCGCGGCCTGCTGGGCAGTGTCCTGTCCCTGGAGTCGGCGGCCACCCGCATGACACAGATCAAGGGGGTCGTGCCCTCCCCCGCCGACTTCCCGGCGGGCTGCCGGTTCGCCGACCGCTGTCCGTCGGCGACCGAGGTGTGCCGGACGACGAGACCCGCCCTGCTGGGCACGCCGACGCACACGGCGGCGTGCCATCACCCGGCGGTGGAGCTGACGACCACGGAGAGCGAGACCGTCTCATGA
- a CDS encoding ABC transporter permease, translating to MTAIVRILGRRIALLVPLLLGIVLFVFLVMRFSDVDPASAFFQGANPTPRQLHDFRERNGLLDPFPVRYVHFVGDLLHGDLGTSALTRAPVVDQVTTALPLTLQLTFLGLGIAVVLALLGGVTAALHRDRLPDQVIRVVSLTGVAAPAFWLALLMIQYLAVDLGWFPTGGYVNPGDSLSGWLRTMTLPAFALSLPVAAQLTRIVRTAVVEELDKDYVRTAVGSGLPPLVVVGRNVLRNALINPLTVLGLRVGYLLGGAVVIETIFSLPGMGKLMIDAVQNGDPAVVQGVVLTTATGFVVVNLVIDILYLLVNPRLRDAAR from the coding sequence ATGACGGCCATCGTCCGCATCCTGGGCCGCCGGATCGCCCTGCTCGTCCCGCTGCTGCTCGGCATCGTGCTGTTCGTCTTCCTGGTGATGCGCTTCTCGGACGTCGACCCGGCGTCCGCGTTCTTCCAGGGCGCCAACCCCACACCGCGGCAACTGCACGACTTCCGGGAACGCAACGGCCTGCTCGACCCCTTCCCCGTCCGCTACGTCCACTTCGTCGGCGACCTGCTCCACGGCGACCTGGGCACCAGCGCCCTGACCCGGGCGCCGGTCGTCGACCAGGTCACCACCGCACTGCCGCTCACCCTCCAGCTGACCTTCCTGGGCCTGGGCATCGCGGTGGTGCTGGCGCTGCTCGGCGGGGTCACCGCGGCGCTCCACCGCGACCGGCTGCCCGACCAGGTCATCCGGGTCGTGTCGCTGACCGGGGTCGCGGCGCCGGCCTTCTGGCTGGCGCTGCTGATGATCCAGTACCTGGCCGTGGACCTGGGCTGGTTCCCGACCGGCGGCTACGTCAACCCCGGTGACTCGCTGAGCGGCTGGCTGAGAACGATGACGCTGCCGGCCTTCGCGCTCTCCCTGCCGGTCGCCGCGCAGCTCACCCGGATCGTCCGTACGGCCGTGGTCGAGGAACTGGACAAGGACTACGTACGGACGGCGGTCGGGAGCGGGCTGCCGCCCCTGGTCGTGGTCGGGCGGAACGTGCTCCGCAACGCCCTGATCAACCCGCTGACCGTGCTGGGGCTGCGGGTCGGCTATCTGCTGGGCGGCGCGGTCGTCATCGAGACGATCTTCTCGCTGCCCGGAATGGGCAAGCTGATGATCGACGCCGTGCAGAACGGCGACCCGGCGGTCGTCCAGGGGGTCGTCCTGACGACGGCCACCGGCTTCGTGGTCGTGAACCTCGTCATCGACATCCTGTATCTGCTGGTCAATCCACGCCTGAGGGACGCCGCTCGATGA
- a CDS encoding dihydrodipicolinate synthase family protein produces the protein MPIPAPLTGVVPPVCTPLTPDREVDVPSLVGLVDHLVGAGVDGLFVLGSSSEAAYLTDAQRRLVVETVKAHLGGRLPLLAGVIDMTTPRVLDHVASVTAAGADAVVATAPFYARTHPAEIARHYRLIAARSSVPVFAYDLPVSVHTKLGAELVLELAADGVLAGLKDSSGDLGGFRAVVTGARAHPGVTGFSVLTGSELVVDSALALGADGAVPGLANVDPHGYVRIDRFCREGDWERARAEQERLCALFGMVGVGDPGRMGSGSSALGAFKAALYLRGVISCPATAEPQVPLSEGEVERVGKYLATAGLL, from the coding sequence ATGCCGATCCCCGCCCCGCTGACCGGTGTCGTACCGCCCGTCTGCACGCCCCTGACACCGGACCGCGAGGTGGACGTGCCCTCCCTGGTCGGGCTCGTGGACCATCTGGTGGGCGCCGGGGTCGACGGCCTCTTCGTGCTCGGCTCGTCATCGGAGGCGGCTTATCTGACCGATGCGCAGCGCCGGCTGGTGGTGGAGACGGTGAAGGCGCACCTCGGCGGCCGGCTGCCCCTGCTGGCGGGCGTGATCGACATGACGACCCCGAGGGTGCTCGACCACGTCGCGTCGGTCACCGCGGCGGGGGCGGACGCGGTGGTGGCCACGGCGCCCTTCTACGCCCGTACCCACCCCGCGGAGATCGCCCGGCACTACCGTCTGATCGCCGCGCGCTCCTCCGTGCCCGTCTTCGCCTACGACCTGCCGGTGTCCGTCCACACCAAGCTGGGCGCCGAGCTGGTGCTCGAACTGGCCGCGGACGGGGTGCTGGCCGGTCTCAAGGACTCCAGCGGTGACCTGGGCGGCTTCCGGGCGGTGGTGACCGGGGCGAGGGCGCATCCCGGTGTCACCGGTTTCAGTGTTCTCACCGGTTCCGAACTCGTCGTCGACTCGGCGCTCGCGCTGGGGGCGGACGGGGCGGTGCCCGGTCTCGCCAACGTCGATCCGCACGGGTACGTGCGGATCGACCGGTTCTGCCGGGAGGGGGACTGGGAGCGGGCCCGGGCCGAGCAGGAGCGGTTGTGCGCGTTGTTCGGGATGGTGGGGGTCGGTGACCCCGGGCGGATGGGGAGTGGGTCGTCGGCGCTCGGGGCGTTCAAGGCCGCGCTGTATCTGCGGGGGGTGATCTCGTGTCCGGCGACGGCGGAGCCGCAGGTGCCGTTGTCGGAGGGGGAGGTGGAGCGGGTGGGCAAGTATTTGGCGACGGCGGGCCTTCTGTAG